One genomic window of Halanaerobium saccharolyticum subsp. saccharolyticum DSM 6643 includes the following:
- a CDS encoding cyclic nucleotide-binding domain-containing protein: protein MKTIMVIPTYWGRDSETGWQMGDAIYDHPTPIDQDGTLARTLESLKIIKNKDFELIILVAVTTPELIDEAYQRAKEIVTKKCPSVKTYLIGDNQLQAAKNIYQKQSNLNTDLLSLRGYSNVRNICLYTAYIMEADTAVLIDDDEVFEDPEFMDKAEEFIGGRLYGQTVDGVAGYYLNRKNEYYDDVEIEPWMTFWNRFGSKTRAFDKIIGSEPRLKKTPFAFGGLMVIHRNLFSIVPFDPEMTRGEDIDYLINAKMFGFNFFLDNKLAIKHLPPRKHHAVWKRLRQDIYRFFYEKAKIESQEERPNMIEIEPEDFDPYPGEFMKKDLEDKVTKTNLILALDYLTENKVENAKGAIKNIYISKYDAVPSKNVFKEYLKTQKKWRNLLNFAREEFYELRQIFTQSQLCPEESTNKEVLKDSTEIKNLKLKELEIFQKLNYEEKEALMKISETKTFEPDDLVIKHGEPDNTLYIILSGRAKITEYNENKNENQEEVVLAEMKSGDFFGLTSLISKTNNIYRGDVKAIEPLVLISFPRQKIINFFHKYHKSSVDLLLYFIEKLNDHLNIVAELYTESQIKSQDIQSAINEDLES from the coding sequence ATGAAAACAATAATGGTAATCCCAACATACTGGGGACGTGACAGTGAAACAGGTTGGCAGATGGGTGATGCAATTTATGATCATCCAACCCCGATTGACCAAGATGGAACGCTTGCCAGAACTCTTGAAAGTTTAAAAATAATAAAAAATAAAGATTTTGAATTAATTATATTAGTAGCTGTAACTACTCCCGAATTAATAGATGAGGCCTACCAACGGGCAAAAGAAATAGTTACTAAAAAATGTCCATCTGTAAAAACATATTTAATAGGAGATAATCAACTCCAAGCTGCAAAAAATATTTATCAAAAACAATCAAATCTCAATACTGATCTTCTTTCTTTAAGAGGTTATTCTAATGTCCGCAATATTTGTCTATATACTGCTTATATTATGGAAGCTGATACAGCAGTTTTAATTGATGACGATGAAGTTTTTGAAGATCCTGAATTTATGGATAAAGCGGAAGAATTTATAGGAGGAAGACTTTATGGTCAGACAGTAGATGGAGTTGCCGGTTATTATTTAAACCGCAAAAATGAATATTATGATGATGTAGAAATTGAGCCCTGGATGACTTTTTGGAATCGATTTGGTAGTAAAACAAGAGCCTTTGATAAAATAATTGGCAGTGAACCCCGACTTAAAAAAACCCCTTTTGCTTTTGGAGGTTTAATGGTAATCCACCGCAATCTTTTTAGTATAGTTCCTTTTGATCCAGAAATGACTCGCGGCGAAGATATTGATTATCTAATTAATGCTAAAATGTTTGGCTTTAATTTCTTTTTAGATAATAAACTTGCTATTAAACATTTACCTCCACGAAAACATCATGCTGTCTGGAAACGTTTGAGACAGGATATTTACAGGTTTTTTTATGAAAAAGCCAAAATTGAAAGCCAGGAAGAACGACCAAATATGATTGAAATTGAACCAGAAGATTTTGACCCTTATCCAGGAGAATTTATGAAAAAAGATCTGGAAGATAAGGTAACTAAAACAAATTTAATTCTTGCTCTTGATTATCTAACTGAAAATAAAGTTGAGAATGCTAAAGGTGCAATAAAAAATATTTATATCTCAAAATATGATGCCGTACCCTCCAAAAATGTTTTTAAAGAATATCTTAAAACACAAAAAAAATGGCGAAATTTATTGAATTTTGCCAGAGAAGAATTTTATGAGTTACGGCAAATTTTTACACAAAGTCAATTATGTCCAGAAGAATCCACTAATAAAGAAGTTCTTAAAGATTCTACCGAAATTAAAAACTTGAAATTAAAAGAATTAGAAATTTTCCAAAAGTTAAACTATGAAGAAAAAGAAGCACTAATGAAAATATCAGAAACAAAAACCTTTGAACCTGATGATCTGGTAATTAAACACGGAGAACCTGATAACACTCTTTACATTATACTATCCGGAAGAGCGAAAATAACAGAGTACAATGAAAACAAAAATGAAAATCAAGAAGAAGTAGTTTTAGCAGAAATGAAAAGCGGAGATTTTTTTGGGTTAACCTCTTTAATCTCGAAAACAAATAATATTTATCGAGGAGATGTCAAAGCAATTGAACCCCTAGTTCTGATATCTTTTCCTCGCCAAAAAATAATAAATTTCTTCCATAAATATCACAAATCAAGTGTTGATTTATTGCTCTATTTTATAGAAAAATTAAATGATCACTTAAATATAGTTGCTGAATTATATACAGAGTCTCAAATTAAATCTCAAGATATACAATCTGCTATTAATGAAGACCTTGAATCCTAA
- a CDS encoding DUF523 and DUF1722 domain-containing protein has protein sequence MRNFEKPNLILSKCLEYCNCRYNGDKIPDKFVRKLEKHVNYIKICPEVEMGLGVPRNSVRLIKSNDEYRLVDSMTGEDHTAKMDNYIKELTSKLNEEEIEGFIAKTRSPSCGSNDSKVYPKAGKVPALGEKRAGYFTDNLSKIFPSLVIENEGRIKNFKLRENFLIKIFMLADLRSVIENGKIKELIDFHSNNKYLIMSYNQAGLNKLGRIVAAHEKGRTKETMRKYREEIIKTLSLLPDTGKRVNMLQHIFGYVSSDISREEREYFLETLKDFREAKVPFSLPLALLRSWVIRFKVEYLMSQTIFSPFPDGLIDLSDSGNGRL, from the coding sequence TTGAGAAATTTTGAAAAACCAAATCTGATTTTAAGTAAATGTTTAGAATACTGTAACTGTCGTTATAATGGAGATAAAATTCCTGATAAATTTGTTCGAAAATTAGAAAAACATGTAAACTATATTAAAATTTGTCCTGAAGTTGAGATGGGGCTGGGAGTTCCTCGTAATTCTGTTCGTTTGATTAAAAGCAACGATGAGTATCGCTTGGTGGATTCAATGACAGGAGAAGACCATACAGCAAAGATGGATAATTATATTAAGGAACTTACTTCAAAATTAAATGAGGAGGAGATTGAAGGGTTTATCGCTAAGACCAGATCACCATCTTGTGGGAGCAATGATTCAAAGGTTTATCCTAAAGCTGGAAAAGTACCCGCACTAGGTGAGAAGAGAGCGGGATATTTTACAGATAACTTATCAAAAATTTTCCCTTCCTTAGTAATAGAAAATGAAGGTAGAATTAAAAACTTCAAATTAAGAGAGAATTTTTTGATCAAAATCTTTATGCTGGCCGATCTGCGTTCTGTAATTGAGAATGGAAAAATCAAAGAACTTATTGATTTTCACAGCAATAATAAATATTTAATTATGTCATATAATCAAGCTGGCTTAAATAAACTTGGAAGAATAGTTGCAGCTCATGAAAAAGGAAGAACTAAAGAAACTATGAGGAAATATCGGGAGGAAATTATTAAGACTTTAAGTCTTTTACCTGATACAGGGAAAAGAGTTAACATGTTGCAGCACATTTTTGGTTATGTTTCTTCAGATATTAGCCGTGAGGAAAGAGAATATTTTTTAGAAACTCTTAAAGATTTTAGAGAAGCAAAGGTTCCGTTTTCACTACCGCTGGCTCTTCTTAGATCCTGGGTAATTAGATTTAAAGTAGAATATTTGATGAGCCAAACCATTTTTTCACCTTTTCCAGATGGGCTTATTGATTTAAGCGATTCAGGTAATGGTAGGCTTTAA